A window of the Parabacteroides merdae ATCC 43184 genome harbors these coding sequences:
- a CDS encoding TolC family protein, with product MKKIILTAAVCLGGYVPLQGQVSLTIEKAMDIAEEHSPSLRRSHMNLERYQQNLVAQRASLKSKFSLNLNPVDYSKSRSFDNRLSQWYTNERFSATGTFQVDQPILWTDGVLSLINRFGWQDNNSNIDGTKTSNKAFSNDLYLQLSQPIFTYNKRKMELQQIEYDYENANISYALQRLSTEKDITQQFYSVYMAQSQLAITREELTNAQQSYEIIKNKVEADLAARDELFQAEVNLASARSSLEEQQVSLENSKDQLKQTLGMDLNEDIMVFAEVQIKPVEVNLEKAIQHGLESRLELRQREIESKELAFDMIKTKALNEFKGDIALSFGLIGDNRHLEKIYNNPTQNPRVAISFSVPIFDWGEKKARVKAQEVAQKINRLEFHEDKVNIELNIRQTWRNLENLLSQIKIAKQNVANAQRTYDLNLTRYREGDITGMDMNQFQTQLSNKKIAYTQALINYKIELLNLKILSLYDFEHDVPIVPMEDLVTKK from the coding sequence ATGAAAAAGATAATACTGACGGCTGCCGTCTGCCTAGGTGGGTATGTCCCGTTGCAGGGGCAGGTCTCGCTGACGATCGAGAAGGCGATGGATATAGCGGAAGAGCATAGTCCTTCCCTGCGCCGGTCCCACATGAATCTGGAACGTTATCAGCAGAACTTGGTTGCACAGCGGGCTTCCCTGAAATCGAAGTTCTCGTTGAACCTTAATCCGGTGGATTACAGCAAGAGCCGCAGTTTCGATAACCGCCTGTCTCAGTGGTATACGAATGAGAGGTTCAGTGCGACTGGAACATTCCAAGTGGATCAACCGATCTTGTGGACGGATGGTGTTCTCTCATTGATCAACCGTTTCGGCTGGCAGGATAATAACTCCAATATCGACGGTACGAAGACCAGTAACAAGGCGTTCAGCAACGACCTTTACCTGCAGCTTTCGCAACCCATCTTTACTTATAACAAGCGTAAGATGGAACTGCAACAGATCGAATACGATTATGAGAATGCCAATATCAGCTACGCATTGCAACGATTGAGTACGGAAAAGGATATTACCCAACAGTTCTATTCTGTCTATATGGCACAAAGCCAATTGGCTATTACTAGGGAAGAACTGACCAATGCACAGCAAAGCTATGAGATTATCAAGAATAAGGTGGAAGCCGACCTGGCTGCCCGCGATGAGTTGTTTCAAGCGGAAGTGAATCTCGCTTCCGCGCGTTCTTCTCTAGAAGAACAGCAAGTATCGCTTGAAAACTCGAAAGACCAGTTAAAGCAGACGTTGGGGATGGATCTGAACGAGGATATCATGGTCTTTGCCGAAGTACAGATCAAGCCGGTGGAAGTGAATCTGGAAAAGGCGATACAGCATGGTCTTGAATCGCGTCTGGAACTGCGTCAGCGTGAGATTGAGAGCAAAGAACTAGCTTTCGATATGATTAAGACGAAGGCTCTGAACGAGTTCAAGGGAGATATTGCTCTCTCTTTCGGTCTGATCGGTGATAACCGACATCTGGAAAAGATTTATAATAACCCGACGCAGAATCCGCGTGTTGCCATCAGCTTCAGTGTCCCGATCTTTGATTGGGGAGAGAAGAAAGCCCGTGTCAAGGCGCAGGAAGTAGCCCAGAAGATCAACAGGCTGGAATTCCATGAAGACAAAGTCAACATTGAACTGAACATCCGCCAGACCTGGCGTAACCTGGAAAACTTGCTTTCGCAGATCAAGATAGCCAAGCAGAATGTTGCAAATGCACAGCGTACCTATGATTTGAATCTGACCCGTTACCGGGAAGGCGATATAACTGGTATGGACATGAACCAATTCCAGACCCAGCTTTCAAATAAAAAGATCGCCTATACGCAGGCGCTTATCAATTATAAGATCGAATTATTGAACCTTAAGATACTTTCCCTCTACGATTTCGAGCACGATGTGCCTATTGTCCCGATGGAAGATTTAGTAACGAAAAAATAA
- the rbr gene encoding rubrerythrin, with protein MEKSIKGTRTEQNLLKSFAGESQARSRYTFFASVAKKEGYEQIAGVFMETAEQEKEHAKRFFKFLEGGMVEITAAYPAGVIGTTAENLAAAAAGENEEWADLYPAFADIAEEEGFKTIAVAFRMIAKVEAEHEKRYRKLLSNIETGTVFEKAEAILWQCRNCGFVIESKKAPQKCPACEHPQAYFEPMKQNY; from the coding sequence ATGGAAAAAAGTATTAAGGGTACTCGTACCGAGCAGAATCTGCTGAAATCATTTGCCGGTGAATCTCAGGCAAGAAGTCGTTACACGTTCTTCGCAAGCGTGGCCAAAAAAGAAGGTTACGAACAAATTGCAGGTGTATTTATGGAAACAGCTGAACAGGAAAAGGAACACGCCAAACGTTTCTTCAAATTCCTCGAAGGTGGTATGGTTGAAATCACAGCAGCTTATCCGGCAGGCGTGATCGGAACAACTGCTGAAAACCTGGCTGCTGCTGCTGCCGGAGAAAACGAAGAGTGGGCTGACCTTTACCCTGCTTTCGCTGATATTGCTGAAGAAGAAGGATTTAAAACTATTGCTGTTGCTTTCCGTATGATTGCCAAGGTTGAGGCTGAACACGAAAAACGGTATCGCAAGCTGTTGTCTAACATCGAAACAGGTACGGTGTTTGAAAAAGCCGAAGCTATTTTATGGCAGTGTCGTAATTGCGGTTTCGTTATCGAATCAAAGAAAGCTCCGCAGAAATGTCCGGCATGCGAACATCCTCAGGCTTACTTCGAACCGATGAAACAGAACTATTAA
- a CDS encoding ABC transporter ATP-binding protein: MSISIRKLNKVYPNGNHALKDVCLEIPTGMFGLLGPNGAGKSTLMRILVALMEPTSGEVNICGYDLMRQRKEIRGVLGYLPQDFRFFAKYKTYEFLDYAARLSGMNCKSLRKNAVDEMLENVGLFDVRDRYANKLSGGMKRRLGIAQALIHHPKVIIVDEPTTGLDPEERIRFRNLLSEVSENDVTIILSTHIVGDISSTCNCMALMNKGEVSFYGSPQDMLRQAEGKVWRIRVTSDELHEVDKLYPVISTIPSGTGWEVQVVADEVQGYDAESYPPNLEHAYVYYMENKLNRWRND; encoded by the coding sequence ATGAGCATATCGATTAGAAAACTCAATAAAGTGTATCCGAACGGAAACCACGCATTGAAAGATGTCTGTCTAGAAATACCGACTGGTATGTTCGGACTTTTGGGCCCGAACGGGGCTGGCAAATCTACTTTGATGCGTATTTTAGTGGCTCTTATGGAACCTACTTCGGGTGAGGTGAATATCTGCGGGTACGACCTGATGCGGCAGCGCAAGGAGATACGGGGGGTATTGGGATATCTACCACAGGATTTCCGTTTTTTCGCCAAATATAAAACGTATGAGTTTTTAGATTATGCTGCGCGTCTTTCCGGTATGAACTGTAAGTCTTTGCGGAAAAATGCAGTGGACGAGATGCTGGAGAATGTCGGACTTTTCGATGTACGCGACCGGTATGCCAATAAGTTGTCGGGAGGTATGAAGCGCCGTTTGGGGATTGCGCAGGCATTGATTCATCACCCGAAAGTGATTATTGTAGACGAACCCACGACGGGGCTCGATCCTGAGGAGCGGATTCGTTTTCGCAATCTCCTGTCGGAAGTCAGCGAAAACGACGTGACAATTATCCTTTCCACCCATATCGTGGGCGATATATCGAGTACATGCAACTGTATGGCGCTTATGAATAAGGGAGAAGTTTCTTTTTACGGTTCCCCGCAAGATATGTTGAGGCAGGCGGAAGGAAAAGTGTGGCGTATACGGGTGACTAGCGACGAATTGCATGAGGTGGATAAACTGTATCCGGTTATCTCGACGATTCCCTCCGGTACGGGCTGGGAAGTGCAGGTCGTGGCTGACGAGGTACAGGGATATGATGCGGAATCCTATCCGCCTAATCTGGAACATGCCTATGTCTATTATATGGAAAACAAGTTGAACCGTTGGAGAAACGATTAA
- a CDS encoding efflux RND transporter permease subunit, whose translation MKSIIKFAVSNPVTICMLVLAILLLGKISYDQLAVDLLPDLNNPRLFIELKAGERPPEEIEKQFVKNMESMAIRQSDVIQVSSVIRAGSARITVEYTWKKDMDEAFLDLQKAMNPFAQNKDITELKITQHDPNQSPVVLIGLSHRSITDMAELRKVAESYIRNELISLEGVADVTLSGDEVSTLMIRTDPYKLDAFKLTINDLSSKIEANNQSVSGGRVSELGLQYLVKSSSLFATESDFENLIVGYKPVAAEATASGTSGAVSTSSMDKAPIFLREVATVSFENDRPENIVRINGKRSIGLSVYKEMRFNTVKVVDGVIRRLAVIEQALPGYRFQVITNQGTFIKNAIGEVKSSAVLGIILAVVILFVFLRRLGTTLIVSLAIPISIVATFNLMFFNHLTLNIMTLGGLALGAGMLVDNAIVVIESIFRNQEKGMTIREAAIAGTSEVAGAVIASTLTTIVVFLPIVYLHGASGELFKDQAWTVTFSLVSSLFVAILVIPMLYDRITGWQDRGAGGGTRGGNGIRITGYSPLLRTLLRRRWVVIGCALMLLVIAGLLVPFIGTEFMPRAGSKAFSAVIKLPEGTPLERTASAVGNLEDLMHTISQDSLCTIYSHVGSGSGSENDIFEGENTAVMKVILSPSCPVPPEEVMAQFVQATEDTEGLEVTLKQEENSLSSLLGSEGAPIVVEVKGEELDEIASITEEVKGRITGLPGLYNVQSSVEDGAPEVTISVDRTVAGIHNVSVSTVIEQLKQQLSGLESGKMEYRGEMRDILIKVPDITLHDLGGLVIRNGEKEFRLQEIATITCSQAPKEIFRRGQNRISKVTANLDVGYSLDKVADEIRFAVKDIDLPANYLITVTGEEEMRQESMNSLMFALALSVILVYMVLASQFESLLHPFTILLTIPLAVVGAILLFFLTGTTINMMGVIGIVMLVGIAVNNSIILVDRINQLKQSGMELTDAIVESGQQRIRPILMTTLTTILALLPMTFGFGEGASLRSPMAIAVIGGLVTSTVMSLMVIPCVYYVFEKMKREK comes from the coding sequence ATGAAAAGTATTATCAAATTTGCGGTAAGCAATCCGGTCACAATTTGTATGTTGGTATTGGCGATCCTGCTGTTGGGCAAGATTTCCTATGACCAGTTGGCGGTTGACCTGTTGCCCGACCTGAATAATCCCCGTCTTTTTATCGAGTTGAAGGCAGGCGAACGTCCGCCGGAGGAGATTGAGAAGCAGTTTGTCAAGAACATGGAGTCGATGGCGATTCGGCAGAGTGACGTGATACAGGTTTCATCCGTGATCCGTGCCGGTTCCGCCCGCATTACGGTCGAGTACACTTGGAAGAAAGATATGGATGAGGCCTTTCTTGACTTGCAGAAAGCTATGAACCCTTTTGCCCAAAATAAAGATATCACCGAACTCAAGATCACGCAGCATGATCCGAATCAGTCTCCTGTCGTTCTGATTGGACTTTCGCACCGTAGCATTACCGATATGGCGGAGCTTCGGAAGGTGGCGGAGAGCTATATTCGTAACGAGTTGATCAGTCTGGAAGGGGTTGCGGATGTTACGTTGTCGGGCGATGAGGTTAGTACGCTAATGATCCGTACGGACCCTTATAAGCTGGATGCCTTTAAATTGACGATAAATGATTTGTCTTCCAAGATAGAGGCGAATAACCAAAGCGTTTCCGGCGGTCGTGTCAGCGAGTTGGGGCTGCAATACTTGGTCAAGAGTTCGAGCTTGTTTGCGACGGAGAGTGATTTTGAGAATCTGATTGTCGGTTATAAGCCGGTTGCGGCTGAGGCTACGGCTTCGGGGACTTCCGGTGCGGTTTCCACATCGTCTATGGACAAAGCTCCGATATTCCTACGTGAAGTCGCTACTGTCAGCTTCGAGAATGATCGTCCGGAAAATATTGTCCGCATCAATGGCAAGCGCAGTATCGGATTGTCTGTTTACAAGGAAATGCGTTTCAATACGGTGAAGGTTGTCGATGGTGTGATCCGCCGGTTGGCGGTTATTGAGCAGGCGTTGCCCGGCTATCGTTTTCAGGTGATCACGAATCAGGGTACCTTTATCAAGAATGCAATAGGAGAGGTGAAGAGCAGTGCCGTTTTAGGGATTATCCTTGCGGTGGTGATCTTGTTCGTCTTCCTTCGTCGTTTGGGGACGACGTTGATTGTCAGCTTGGCTATCCCGATTTCCATTGTCGCAACTTTCAACTTGATGTTCTTTAATCATCTTACCCTCAATATCATGACGCTTGGTGGATTGGCGCTCGGAGCCGGTATGTTGGTGGATAATGCGATCGTAGTGATCGAAAGTATTTTCCGTAATCAGGAGAAAGGGATGACGATACGTGAAGCTGCCATAGCGGGAACCTCCGAAGTGGCCGGTGCGGTCATTGCCTCGACGTTGACGACGATCGTCGTCTTTCTGCCGATTGTCTATCTACATGGCGCTTCTGGAGAACTGTTTAAAGATCAGGCCTGGACGGTGACGTTCTCGCTGGTATCGTCGTTGTTTGTGGCGATCTTGGTGATCCCGATGTTGTATGACCGGATTACCGGATGGCAGGATCGTGGTGCTGGTGGTGGTACACGGGGGGGAAACGGCATCCGGATTACCGGTTACAGCCCCTTGTTGCGCACGCTGCTCCGCCGCCGTTGGGTGGTGATCGGCTGCGCTTTGATGTTGCTGGTGATAGCGGGGTTGTTGGTTCCCTTTATCGGTACGGAGTTTATGCCGAGAGCCGGGAGCAAGGCGTTCTCTGCCGTTATCAAGTTGCCGGAAGGGACTCCGTTGGAGCGTACCGCTTCGGCTGTCGGTAACCTGGAGGATTTGATGCACACCATCTCGCAAGACTCCCTGTGTACGATCTACAGCCATGTCGGATCGGGTAGCGGTTCGGAGAATGATATATTCGAAGGGGAGAATACGGCTGTCATGAAAGTGATCCTTTCGCCTTCCTGCCCCGTTCCGCCCGAAGAGGTGATGGCGCAGTTCGTACAGGCTACCGAAGATACCGAAGGGTTAGAGGTCACCCTGAAGCAGGAAGAGAACTCCCTCAGCTCCCTTTTGGGAAGCGAAGGAGCCCCCATCGTGGTCGAGGTAAAAGGAGAGGAACTGGACGAAATAGCGTCTATCACGGAAGAAGTAAAAGGACGGATCACCGGTCTGCCGGGACTTTACAATGTCCAGTCGTCCGTTGAAGACGGTGCCCCGGAGGTAACGATCTCCGTCGACCGCACGGTTGCCGGCATTCATAATGTCAGCGTCTCGACCGTTATCGAACAGTTGAAGCAACAACTCAGCGGTCTCGAATCCGGCAAGATGGAGTACCGGGGAGAGATGCGGGATATCCTGATCAAGGTTCCCGATATCACCTTGCACGACCTCGGTGGACTGGTCATACGAAACGGTGAGAAAGAATTCCGCTTGCAGGAGATCGCAACGATCACCTGTTCGCAGGCTCCGAAAGAAATCTTCCGTCGTGGACAGAACCGCATCAGCAAGGTAACGGCCAATCTCGATGTTGGCTATTCGCTTGACAAGGTGGCGGACGAAATACGCTTTGCAGTGAAAGATATTGACTTGCCTGCCAACTATTTGATTACCGTTACCGGCGAGGAAGAGATGCGCCAGGAGTCCATGAACAGCCTGATGTTTGCTTTGGCCCTTTCGGTGATCCTAGTCTATATGGTACTCGCTTCGCAGTTTGAGTCGCTGTTGCATCCCTTCACGATCTTGCTGACGATCCCGTTGGCGGTGGTAGGGGCGATTCTACTGTTCTTTCTGACGGGGACGACGATCAATATGATGGGAGTGATCGGCATCGTGATGTTGGTCGGTATTGCGGTGAACAACTCGATTATCCTAGTCGACCGTATCAACCAGTTGAAACAATCCGGCATGGAGCTGACGGATGCCATCGTGGAATCCGGCCAGCAACGTATCCGCCCGATCCTAATGACGACGCTCACGACGATCCTAGCTCTCCTGCCGATGACGTTCGGCTTCGGCGAAGGTGCTTCACTTCGTTCACCTATGGCGATCGCAGTGATCGGTGGGTTGGTGACTTCGACCGTCATGAGTCTGATGGTAATCCCGTGTGTATATTATGTATTTGAAAAAATGAAAAGGGAAAAATGA
- a CDS encoding golvesin C-terminal-like domain-containing protein, protein MSFITNIRSVAKYESKILVRSWFFRIFTLLAVVFLGFFNFAMMLMEDNFGLWFAKSVSSNIPYLNLLLLNTGQAVVAVFLSSEFLKRDKKLDTSEVFYVRPLSNAEYVVGKIWGNLRVFLFLNLLVLAIVLAFNFMASGVTVDLPAYLVYFFLISIPTLIFIIGLSIFLMLLLKNQALTFILLLGYIGLTLFYIQDKFYYLFDYMVYNLPLFKSTIVGFSNLELILNHRAIYFFAGLGFIFFTIFLFKRLPNARRSHYPWLFLSFCMFLLMVTAGFRHVRSILREGEMRALYTSINNKYVYEPKMAIDYYDISVEQKSETIRSVVGMEGTALAASEVFIFCLNPGLRVEEVKDGEKSLNFKREEQILAVDFGREIEKGDTISFSVSYEGRIKDDFCYLDIPEEVLQQPYDKEMLKLDKKYSFQTSDYVLFTPETYWYPRPGTGYSDKSPDWQQTYFSRFRLDVKPLPGLVAISQSANNPYQSISLIIGKYEQKSVESDSTLYSIWHIKGHDYYEAAFDSIRDTIPGLIRNLRENLERTYKLSYPFDRFSVVEVPAQFYSYVRSWSQAQEVVQPEMVLFPELGCMFNQMDFVRSKKNQLKWSKRGGREISEEEAEIRVMNSFLWIFSQTEGNYNFSSGSRGKFNISSQSNPYFLFPELYNFRYNIYSSEWSVTNRLVELYLQRKSDNNGWEREINGISNNEKANLLMERYSFKELLSDVKHLDLLNNTISLKGYCLFAPAEVNMGISLFRDSLYALLERNEFRNMRFENLLDTLEMISGADIRAGISGWDRPTPLPFYTIGQPEVTKITNKGQESFVLKQLVSNNSDNDGMLQLNIQIGGYGPSIDPRVSRKLPLAARQTKLLVTVWEEAPRQVDVNTLIAGNLPSILNLPVTNIREERERAVDTEGDFIVTDFSPVVEGEVIVDNEDSLFFLSEPAVVGLLPKWLDKVENTSFKYAGVSPWRAPLQWTATTNAAYYGRYIRSAYVIKSGNGSQTATWKVPILSAGQYDVYYYVSKDNELKYNKQAGGEYHFKVEYDEENEDAYIDLKKANEGWEPIGAYYFSSDTVRITLTNECKLRSVTADAVKIVKRY, encoded by the coding sequence ATGTCATTTATCACGAACATACGATCTGTAGCTAAATACGAAAGCAAGATATTGGTGAGGAGTTGGTTTTTCCGTATCTTCACCCTGCTTGCCGTGGTGTTTTTAGGATTTTTCAACTTTGCCATGATGTTGATGGAGGACAATTTCGGCCTGTGGTTTGCAAAATCGGTTTCATCCAATATACCCTATCTGAACCTTTTGTTGTTGAATACGGGACAGGCGGTGGTCGCAGTTTTCCTTTCTTCCGAATTTCTGAAAAGGGACAAGAAGCTCGATACTTCCGAGGTCTTTTATGTCCGGCCGCTCAGTAATGCCGAGTATGTGGTCGGGAAGATATGGGGAAACCTCAGGGTGTTCCTGTTCCTGAACCTGCTGGTATTGGCGATTGTGCTGGCTTTTAACTTTATGGCATCGGGCGTGACGGTCGATTTGCCGGCTTATCTGGTTTATTTCTTTCTGATCAGTATTCCTACTTTGATATTTATCATCGGACTTTCAATTTTCCTTATGTTGTTGTTAAAGAACCAGGCGCTCACTTTTATACTTTTGTTAGGGTATATTGGGCTGACCTTGTTTTATATACAGGATAAGTTCTACTACCTGTTCGATTATATGGTGTATAACTTGCCGTTGTTCAAATCGACGATCGTCGGGTTCAGTAACCTGGAGCTGATCTTAAACCACCGAGCGATTTATTTCTTTGCCGGTTTGGGATTCATCTTCTTTACGATCTTCTTGTTCAAGCGGTTGCCGAATGCTAGGAGAAGCCATTATCCGTGGTTGTTCCTTTCGTTCTGCATGTTCTTGCTAATGGTGACGGCGGGTTTTCGACATGTACGTTCGATTCTCAGGGAAGGGGAGATGCGTGCTTTGTACACAAGTATTAACAATAAATATGTATATGAGCCAAAGATGGCGATTGATTACTACGATATTTCGGTGGAACAGAAGTCTGAAACAATCCGTTCCGTTGTCGGGATGGAGGGAACGGCGCTTGCTGCATCGGAAGTATTTATCTTTTGCCTGAATCCCGGATTGAGGGTCGAGGAGGTAAAGGATGGAGAGAAGTCGTTGAATTTTAAGCGGGAGGAACAGATTTTAGCGGTGGATTTCGGAAGGGAGATAGAAAAGGGTGATACCATTTCGTTTTCGGTCAGTTATGAAGGGAGGATAAAAGATGATTTTTGTTATCTGGATATCCCGGAGGAGGTCTTGCAGCAACCGTATGATAAGGAAATGCTTAAGCTCGATAAGAAATATAGTTTTCAGACATCAGATTATGTGCTGTTTACGCCCGAAACCTATTGGTATCCGCGCCCCGGAACGGGGTATAGCGACAAGAGTCCTGATTGGCAACAGACCTATTTCAGTCGTTTTCGGTTGGATGTGAAGCCGCTTCCCGGACTGGTTGCTATTTCGCAGTCAGCAAACAATCCCTATCAGTCCATTTCCCTTATTATCGGAAAATACGAACAGAAGAGTGTGGAAAGTGATAGTACGCTCTATAGCATCTGGCATATAAAAGGGCACGATTATTACGAGGCGGCGTTCGATTCGATCCGTGATACGATTCCGGGATTGATCCGCAACCTGCGGGAGAATCTCGAACGTACGTATAAGTTGAGTTACCCGTTCGACCGGTTTTCAGTGGTGGAAGTTCCGGCACAGTTCTATAGCTATGTCCGTTCCTGGTCGCAAGCGCAGGAAGTGGTGCAGCCGGAAATGGTTCTTTTCCCGGAACTGGGCTGTATGTTCAATCAGATGGATTTTGTCAGAAGCAAGAAAAACCAGTTGAAATGGTCGAAGCGGGGAGGGCGTGAGATCAGTGAAGAAGAGGCGGAGATTCGGGTGATGAACAGTTTCCTGTGGATTTTTTCGCAGACGGAAGGTAACTATAATTTCTCTTCTGGCAGTCGAGGCAAGTTCAATATCTCTTCCCAAAGCAATCCATATTTCCTGTTTCCCGAACTCTATAATTTCCGGTATAATATCTATTCTTCCGAATGGTCTGTTACGAACCGGTTGGTCGAACTTTATCTGCAGAGGAAATCCGATAATAATGGGTGGGAACGCGAGATAAACGGGATCAGCAATAATGAGAAAGCGAACCTGCTGATGGAGAGATATTCGTTTAAAGAGCTTCTGTCTGATGTGAAACATCTCGATTTGCTGAATAACACGATCAGTCTGAAAGGGTATTGCTTGTTTGCTCCTGCCGAAGTGAATATGGGGATCAGTCTGTTCAGGGATTCCCTGTATGCCCTGTTGGAACGGAACGAATTTCGTAATATGCGCTTTGAGAACCTGTTAGATACGTTGGAGATGATCAGCGGGGCCGATATCCGTGCAGGTATTTCCGGATGGGATCGTCCGACGCCTCTTCCTTTCTATACGATCGGGCAGCCCGAAGTGACCAAGATCACGAACAAGGGACAGGAGAGTTTCGTGCTGAAGCAATTGGTCAGCAATAATTCTGATAATGACGGTATGCTTCAACTCAATATACAGATCGGAGGCTATGGTCCGAGTATCGATCCGCGTGTGAGCCGTAAACTGCCTCTTGCCGCCCGACAGACCAAGTTGCTGGTAACGGTCTGGGAGGAAGCGCCTCGCCAAGTGGATGTGAATACGCTGATAGCCGGAAATCTGCCGAGTATACTGAACCTGCCTGTTACTAACATCCGGGAAGAACGAGAGAGGGCGGTCGATACCGAAGGAGATTTCATTGTTACAGACTTTTCTCCCGTAGTGGAAGGAGAGGTGATCGTCGATAATGAAGATTCTCTTTTTTTCCTGTCCGAACCAGCCGTGGTTGGGCTTCTGCCCAAGTGGCTCGATAAGGTCGAAAATACTTCTTTTAAATATGCCGGTGTCTCTCCCTGGCGTGCCCCGTTGCAGTGGACGGCTACGACGAATGCCGCCTACTATGGCCGCTATATCCGGTCAGCCTATGTGATCAAGAGTGGTAACGGCAGCCAAACGGCAACCTGGAAAGTTCCGATTCTTTCTGCCGGACAATATGATGTCTACTATTATGTTTCCAAAGACAATGAGCTGAAATATAATAAGCAGGCTGGCGGTGAATACCATTTTAAGGTGGAGTATGACGAAGAAAACGAAGATGCTTATATAGATCTGAAAAAAGCGAATGAAGGCTGGGAACCTATAGGCGCCTACTACTTCAGTTCCGATACGGTCCGGATCACCCTGACGAACGAGTGCAAGCTACGAAGCGTGACGGCAGATGCGGTCAAAATAGTAAAACGATATTAA
- a CDS encoding efflux RND transporter periplasmic adaptor subunit, protein MNMKYTITSLLLFVLLTAGCNNQPQNTQNDIATPVSVTKLKKGSISKLVNTTGTAQPTYGVTLNSEMSGLYKLQTNPRTGKPFKLGDIVSKGQLIVRLEDREYENGIAIDAKELSLEIAEQEQVKQKALYEKGGVTLSEMRNTEVKVTNARYDYENGKLNLEKMNVKAPFDGVIVDLPHYTSDVRIEQGKPIVGIMDYARMYMDINLPESAIGYVKADQPVYITHYTLPKDTIRGVISELSPAISSETRTFKGKILIQNDGLKLRPGMFVKADIVVNKADSAIIIPKDVIQSNRRVKYVYIVEKNTALLRELKTGLEDDKNIQILEGLKENDNLVVKGFETLKENAKVKVQK, encoded by the coding sequence ATGAATATGAAATATACAATCACATCTCTCTTATTGTTCGTCCTGTTGACGGCAGGTTGTAATAATCAGCCACAGAATACACAGAACGATATTGCTACACCCGTGTCGGTAACGAAATTGAAGAAAGGTTCTATCAGCAAGCTGGTCAATACGACCGGTACGGCACAGCCTACCTATGGAGTAACGCTCAATTCCGAAATGAGTGGCTTGTACAAACTGCAAACCAATCCCCGTACAGGCAAGCCCTTTAAACTGGGAGATATCGTCTCCAAAGGACAACTGATCGTCCGCCTCGAAGACCGGGAATACGAAAACGGTATCGCTATCGATGCCAAAGAGTTGAGTCTTGAAATAGCCGAGCAGGAGCAAGTGAAGCAGAAAGCCTTGTATGAGAAAGGCGGTGTGACGCTTAGTGAAATGCGTAATACGGAGGTAAAAGTGACAAACGCCCGCTATGATTACGAGAACGGTAAGCTCAATTTGGAGAAGATGAATGTCAAAGCTCCTTTCGACGGTGTGATCGTGGATTTGCCCCATTATACGTCTGATGTCCGTATCGAACAAGGGAAACCGATAGTCGGTATCATGGACTATGCTCGTATGTACATGGATATCAATCTGCCGGAAAGTGCTATCGGGTATGTGAAAGCGGATCAGCCGGTCTATATCACCCATTATACGTTGCCCAAAGATACGATCCGAGGGGTGATTAGCGAATTGTCGCCTGCCATCAGTTCCGAAACCCGTACTTTCAAAGGGAAGATACTGATACAGAATGACGGTTTGAAACTCCGTCCCGGCATGTTTGTCAAAGCTGATATCGTGGTGAATAAGGCGGACAGTGCTATCATCATACCGAAAGATGTGATTCAGTCCAACCGCCGTGTCAAATACGTTTATATCGTCGAGAAGAACACGGCCCTGCTTCGCGAACTCAAGACCGGACTGGAAGACGACAAGAACATCCAGATTCTGGAAGGGCTGAAAGAGAACGATAATTTGGTGGTGAAAGGTTTCGAGACATTAAAAGAGAATGCAAAGGTAAAAGTTCAGAAATGA